In Spirosoma aureum, a single genomic region encodes these proteins:
- a CDS encoding anti-sigma factor: MKNYHYLTNGVLESYLLGLVSDDEKQEVERLLTTDPEILSHLNELETEMEQYFLRNAVPPPPAVRKAILEKINKNELKKRDPEEYTRFKPEPSDESVKPNYIDVEVDDTHIRVHKYWRPAFIAVFILSKIFLILGLYYYFKTNSLEQEIIRLKAASQQTSPLPSGVTP, from the coding sequence TTGAAGAATTATCACTATTTGACAAATGGCGTTTTAGAATCATATCTATTAGGCCTGGTGTCTGACGATGAGAAACAGGAGGTAGAACGTTTGTTGACTACTGATCCGGAAATATTATCTCATTTGAATGAGTTGGAAACAGAAATGGAGCAGTATTTTTTGCGTAACGCTGTTCCTCCGCCACCAGCCGTCAGGAAGGCGATTTTGGAAAAAATAAATAAGAACGAGCTCAAAAAGCGCGATCCGGAAGAGTACACCCGTTTCAAACCAGAGCCATCAGACGAATCGGTAAAACCCAATTACATAGATGTCGAAGTAGATGATACCCACATTCGGGTGCATAAATACTGGCGCCCGGCTTTTATTGCCGTGTTTATTCTATCCAAGATTTTTTTGATCCTCGGACTTTACTATTATTTCAAAACAAACAGTCTCGAACAGGAAATTATCCGGCTTAAAGCAGCCTCTCAGCAAACATCCCCGCTGCCATCTGGTGTAACACCTTAG
- a CDS encoding WD40/YVTN/BNR-like repeat-containing protein: MKQRIVIVLAYFSSFAPAIGQWQLQTVQTTASFRSVSVSGPNVAWIGGTQGTFVRTADGGQTWQTGSVPDAQSCDFRDVQAIDEQTAYLMSAGPAEKDQARIYKTTDSGKTWALLYRTQQPGVFFDGMDFWDKQHGIIFSDPVDNRWFILTTDDGGKTWQPVPPGNIPLMHPNEAAFAASGTSLVIQGKRNVWIASGGAINSRVFRSSDRGRTWSVSNTPLPAGDATGLFGMQFFTEKVGMVVGGNYKQEQQTGPNAAITRDGGDTWQLVAQTDPPGLKEAIALIPGDRLLTVGPSGTSLSADQGQTWQKIDTDGFHSLACAKGTCYAVGAKGKIAVQRFK; encoded by the coding sequence ATGAAGCAACGTATAGTTATTGTTTTAGCCTATTTCTCTTCTTTCGCTCCTGCCATTGGGCAATGGCAATTACAAACAGTTCAAACTACCGCCAGCTTTCGGTCGGTGAGCGTATCAGGGCCTAATGTTGCCTGGATTGGTGGCACTCAGGGCACCTTTGTTCGTACAGCGGATGGCGGTCAAACCTGGCAAACGGGGAGTGTTCCGGATGCCCAATCATGCGATTTTCGCGATGTACAGGCCATTGATGAGCAAACCGCTTACTTAATGAGTGCTGGCCCCGCCGAAAAAGATCAGGCTCGCATCTATAAAACAACTGACAGCGGAAAAACATGGGCGCTCCTGTACAGAACACAACAACCCGGAGTTTTCTTCGACGGAATGGATTTCTGGGATAAACAGCATGGCATTATTTTCAGTGATCCAGTCGATAACAGATGGTTCATTCTCACGACCGACGACGGCGGAAAAACGTGGCAACCTGTGCCTCCCGGCAACATACCCCTGATGCACCCCAATGAAGCTGCCTTTGCAGCCAGTGGCACCAGCCTTGTCATACAGGGCAAACGAAACGTATGGATTGCCTCGGGTGGGGCCATCAATTCACGCGTATTCCGCTCCAGCGACCGCGGCCGGACCTGGAGTGTCAGCAATACGCCGTTACCGGCTGGCGATGCTACAGGTTTGTTCGGAATGCAGTTTTTTACCGAGAAAGTAGGAATGGTTGTTGGTGGTAATTACAAGCAGGAGCAACAAACCGGCCCTAATGCAGCCATCACCCGCGACGGTGGCGATACCTGGCAACTTGTTGCCCAGACTGACCCACCTGGCCTTAAAGAAGCCATTGCGCTTATTCCTGGCGATCGTTTGCTTACTGTAGGGCCATCTGGCACGAGTTTATCGGCCGATCAGGGTCAAACCTGGCAAAAAATCGACACGGACGGATTCCACTCCCTCGCCTGTGCAAAAGGCACTTGCTATGCTGTAGGGGCCAAAGGAAAAATAGCCGTACAACGATTTAAATAA
- a CDS encoding xanthine dehydrogenase family protein molybdopterin-binding subunit, with protein MTRYIGKPLSRVDGLDKVTGKAKYAGEFNVPGLAYGYVVSSAIAKGKINRIDTRDALSLDGVLQVFTHENRPKLAWFDLNYKDQDAPPGSPFRPLQDEKIKYSGQPVALVVAENFELARYAASLVKVDYTIEPHETDLEANRDEARKPKLGVASLLKPPPPKPRGHFEEAFAESAGQVMEEYVHAIEHHNPMEMFATTVVYERKGKLTIYDKTQGAPNSQLYVSQVFDMPFSDVRVLSPYVGGGFGSGLRPQYQLFLAVLAARELKRSVRVTLTRQQMFTFGHRPATIQTVGLGGSLDGTMNAIRHDAVAETSQFEDYTEIVVNWAGMLYSAENVKLSYELVPLDVYTPLDMRAPGGVTGVSALECAVDELAYKIGMDPLELRLKNYTDRDMNEDLPYSSKELRECFRQGAERFGWSKRNPEPRSMRTNHTLIGWGMAVGIWDATQGPARAEAVLMVNGKLRVSSATADIGTGTYTVMTQIAADTLGIPVEDVLFKLGDSDLPLAPIQGGSWTVATVGSAVKVACEDLGKKLFKLAKKMPNSPFAKKSLDEVEFMNKSIRLKNDPTTSVSLLAVVDSNGGRAVRETSTSLPNMLEQRKYARNTHSAVFVEVQVDEELGTIQVTRAVSAIAGGRIMNPKTARSQIIGGMVWGISKALEEESVMDHTFGRFMNHNLAEYHVAVNADIHDLDVIFVEEHDTIVNPLGAKGLGEIGIVGMPAAIANAVFHATGKRIRELPITLDKLL; from the coding sequence ATGACTCGATACATCGGAAAGCCGCTGAGCCGTGTTGATGGGCTCGATAAAGTGACTGGCAAAGCTAAATATGCCGGTGAGTTCAATGTGCCGGGTTTAGCCTATGGATACGTAGTGTCAAGCGCTATTGCCAAAGGCAAAATAAACCGTATCGATACTCGTGATGCTCTTAGCCTTGATGGGGTCTTACAGGTCTTTACGCATGAGAACCGGCCAAAACTGGCGTGGTTCGATCTAAACTATAAAGACCAGGATGCACCCCCAGGTTCGCCGTTCAGGCCGTTGCAGGATGAGAAAATAAAGTATAGTGGTCAGCCTGTTGCACTGGTTGTGGCCGAAAACTTTGAACTGGCCCGGTATGCAGCTTCGCTGGTTAAGGTCGATTATACCATTGAACCGCACGAAACGGATCTGGAAGCAAATCGGGACGAAGCTCGTAAGCCCAAGCTGGGTGTAGCGAGCTTATTGAAGCCACCACCGCCTAAACCTCGCGGCCATTTTGAGGAGGCTTTCGCTGAATCGGCCGGGCAGGTCATGGAGGAGTATGTTCATGCCATTGAGCATCACAACCCCATGGAGATGTTTGCTACGACGGTGGTTTATGAGCGAAAAGGGAAGCTAACGATATACGACAAAACACAGGGTGCTCCCAACAGCCAGTTATATGTGTCACAGGTATTTGATATGCCGTTTAGTGATGTACGCGTACTATCGCCTTACGTTGGGGGAGGTTTCGGATCCGGGCTACGCCCTCAATACCAGTTGTTTTTGGCAGTGCTGGCCGCTCGTGAACTGAAGCGATCGGTACGGGTGACCCTGACCCGCCAGCAGATGTTCACATTTGGTCACCGACCCGCTACGATACAAACAGTGGGTTTGGGTGGCTCTCTAGATGGAACGATGAATGCGATCCGTCATGATGCCGTTGCCGAAACCTCACAATTTGAAGATTATACTGAAATAGTGGTCAACTGGGCGGGCATGCTCTATTCCGCCGAAAACGTCAAACTTAGCTATGAACTAGTCCCGCTGGATGTATACACGCCACTCGATATGCGGGCGCCGGGCGGAGTAACGGGCGTGTCGGCTCTTGAGTGTGCAGTTGATGAACTGGCTTATAAAATCGGGATGGACCCGCTCGAATTGCGTCTGAAAAATTATACAGACCGGGACATGAACGAAGACTTGCCCTATTCGAGCAAAGAGCTTAGAGAATGTTTTCGGCAGGGGGCCGAGCGATTTGGCTGGTCTAAACGCAACCCTGAACCCCGATCAATGCGAACTAATCATACACTCATCGGGTGGGGAATGGCAGTCGGTATATGGGATGCCACGCAGGGACCCGCGCGGGCAGAAGCCGTTCTGATGGTCAACGGAAAATTGCGCGTGAGCAGTGCTACGGCTGATATCGGGACCGGTACATACACTGTTATGACGCAGATTGCTGCCGATACACTCGGGATTCCGGTTGAGGATGTGCTGTTTAAGCTGGGTGACTCTGATCTGCCCTTAGCGCCCATTCAGGGTGGTTCCTGGACGGTGGCAACGGTCGGTTCGGCCGTCAAAGTCGCCTGCGAAGATCTGGGCAAAAAACTGTTCAAACTGGCGAAGAAAATGCCGAATTCTCCGTTTGCGAAAAAAAGCCTTGATGAAGTCGAGTTTATGAACAAATCCATTCGTCTGAAAAACGATCCGACTACATCGGTTTCATTGCTGGCCGTAGTCGATTCAAATGGAGGTCGGGCTGTTCGGGAAACGTCGACTTCGTTACCGAATATGCTGGAACAACGAAAATACGCCCGAAATACGCATTCGGCAGTGTTTGTTGAAGTTCAGGTCGATGAAGAACTGGGAACGATTCAGGTAACGCGGGCCGTGAGCGCCATTGCGGGTGGCCGTATCATGAACCCCAAAACTGCCCGTTCTCAAATTATTGGTGGCATGGTTTGGGGGATCAGTAAAGCACTTGAAGAAGAAAGTGTGATGGATCACACTTTTGGTCGATTCATGAATCATAATTTAGCCGAATACCATGTAGCCGTTAACGCCGATATTCATGATCTTGACGTCATCTTTGTTGAAGAACATGATACTATCGTGAATCCTCTTGGAGCGAAAGGACTTGGCGAAATCGGTATCGTTGGCATGCCTGCCGCCATTGCCAATGCCGTTTTTCACGCTACTGGTAAACGAATTCGGGAGTTGCCGATTACGTTGGATAAGCTTTTGTGA
- a CDS encoding FAD binding domain-containing protein — MNSFSYARPDDIEIAVDDLATHNGAKFIAGGTNLLDLMKENVERPNRLIDINRLPLSTIEDTEDGGLRLGALVTNADTAYNEQVETRYPLLSQAILAGASPQLRNMATNGGNLFQRTRCYYFYDTAMPCNKRQPGSGCGALNGYNRIHAILGTSESCIATHPSDMCVALRALDAVVRVSGPSGERTIPIADFHRLPGHEPQYDNTIQPGELVVAIDLPAKGFSEYHTYLKLRDRASYAFALVSVAAALEIEDGQITDARIALGGVAHKPWRKQEVEAMLIGKPATKTSFQPIAEALVEGARGYGHNTFKIELAKRAIVRALGQAAKLEPTV; from the coding sequence GCTGGTGGTACGAATCTCCTCGATTTGATGAAGGAGAATGTCGAACGACCTAATCGACTCATCGACATTAATCGGCTCCCGCTCAGCACAATTGAGGATACTGAAGACGGGGGGCTACGGCTTGGCGCTTTAGTGACAAACGCTGATACGGCCTATAATGAGCAGGTAGAAACGCGTTATCCACTCCTGTCGCAGGCTATTCTGGCGGGAGCATCTCCTCAGCTGCGAAATATGGCAACAAACGGCGGCAATCTCTTTCAACGCACACGCTGCTATTATTTTTACGATACGGCGATGCCCTGCAACAAACGCCAGCCCGGTTCTGGATGTGGTGCCCTGAACGGCTATAACCGCATTCATGCTATTCTGGGTACGAGCGAGAGTTGTATCGCGACTCACCCATCGGACATGTGCGTTGCTTTACGTGCGCTTGATGCCGTTGTCCGCGTATCGGGCCCATCGGGTGAGCGAACCATTCCAATCGCTGATTTTCACCGGCTACCAGGTCATGAGCCACAATACGACAATACCATACAACCCGGCGAATTAGTGGTCGCTATTGATTTACCCGCAAAAGGGTTTTCTGAGTACCATACCTATCTCAAACTTCGCGACCGCGCTTCGTATGCGTTTGCCCTGGTATCGGTAGCTGCGGCTCTCGAAATAGAAGATGGCCAGATTACCGATGCCCGAATTGCATTAGGTGGTGTGGCACATAAGCCCTGGCGAAAGCAGGAAGTAGAAGCTATGCTGATTGGTAAGCCAGCCACTAAAACCAGTTTTCAGCCCATAGCTGAAGCGCTGGTTGAGGGGGCGCGGGGATATGGACATAATACATTCAAAATAGAACTGGCTAAGCGTGCTATCGTGCGGGCGTTAGGGCAGGCTGCTAAACTCGAACCAACCGTATGA